One stretch of Prinia subflava isolate CZ2003 ecotype Zambia chromosome 7, Cam_Psub_1.2, whole genome shotgun sequence DNA includes these proteins:
- the TACC3 gene encoding transforming acidic coiled-coil-containing protein 3 isoform X2 — protein MPEKVSVAPYPDDEMPVKSRGSYNLDFDNLDDINPFQSSVQLPHSPGSLQKSPVKVSSSPEKTIEKSNDSPLRDDAVPFASTTASAECLGEDKALISDKESALSELESDKSKLSPKQAIGDSEQGVKSASTDASQTENSVVLAEAPTPPLQSPGNLGPSSSDVNNSFKTGESKLQNVSVAEKASAQESKPDEELGVSKGKPAEKPDVTKAGPVKLEFDFDNTTARKPPPKKLGKRPGIKPPTKKIPVTRTKPENTEVQNKSNVEDEIPLPKASYKFDWDKVDDPNFNPFGGGSKISTSPKRSKPSPQKAELPEEQESTSPRREPPVEQDNRTSTRDTPKKEEPKNLENVEQSVVEDLPKAREEKPGVQAEAELPGKGEVEKEMSPSKMSPANAAPSQDNLVSTDSGEKSMSAEEIKPSSPKTEVTADETANAEPEEFFRPSSEVFGMGIDYLEQFGSSSFKESALRKQSLYLKFDPLLRDSPRKPICGTVESSETIMTAPSQPGPVADSSNFVEEAGKPLVSLESEEKPKGLDLLGTFTTSDAGPLIPDSLSSGVPPVPFATSASTAVDAIIDVLKYSQKDMDAAVEVVKREVQEKELEIQKWNQKYNKLHTEYKEMGKIVAEFEQTITQVMEDAQKQKEISRKEIQKLMEEKQQAVSDLNSMEKSFSELFKRLEKQKDALEGYHRNEEVLKKCAEDYLARIKKEEQRYQALKAHAEEKLQQANEEIAQVRSKAKSETAALQAALRKEQMRIQSLERSLEQKTKENDELTKICDDLILKMEKN, from the exons ATGCCCGAGAAGGTCAGTGTGGCTCCTTACCCAGATGATGAGATGCCAGTGAAGAGTCGAGGTTCCTACAATCTTGATTTTGATAACTTAGATGATATCAATCCTTTTCAAAGTTCAGTGCAGTTGCCTCATTCTCCTGGAAGTCTGCAAAAGTCTCCTGTAAAAGTATCCAGCAGCCCTGAGAAGACTATTGAAAAAAGTAACGATTCTCCTCTGCGGGATGATGCAGTTCCTTTTGCTTCAACCACAGCAAGTGCAGAGTGTTTAGGTGAAGACAAGGCTCTCATCTCTGACAAAGAATCTGCACTGAGCGAGCTGGAGTCTGACAAATCCAAACTGTCCCCTAAGCAAGCAATCGGTGACTCTGAGCAGGGTGTGAAATCAGCTTCCACAGATGCAAGCCAAACTGAGAATTCAGTGGTATTAGCAGAGGCGCCTACACCTCCTCTACAGTCACCTGGCAACTTAGGTCCCAGTAGTTCTGATGTAAATAACTCTTTTAAAACTGGGGAATCAAAGCTTCAGAATGTTTCAGTGGCAGAAAAAGCTTCTGCACAGGAGTCAAAGCCTGATGAAGAACTGGGTGTCTCCAAAGGGAAACCTGCAGAAAAGCCTGATGTCACCAAGGCTGGACCAGTAAAACTGGAATTTGACTTTGATAATACCACTGCTAGAAAACCACCTCCTAAGAAACTAGGTAAAAGACCTGGAATTAAGCCACctacaaaaaaaattcctgttaCCAGAACAAAACCGGAGAATACTGAAGTGCAAAACAAAAGTAATGTGGAAGATGAGATCCCTCTTCCTAAAGCATCTTATAAGTTTGACTGGGACAAAGTTGATGATCCAAACTTTAATCCGTTTGGAGGAGGCTCTAAAATTTCCACCTCACCCAAGCGTTCTAAACCCAGCCCTCAGAAAGCTGAGCTGCCAGAGGAACAGGAGAGTACCTCACCGAGAAGGGAACCTCCAGTGGAGCAGGATAACAGGACAAGTACCCGTGACACTCCCAAGAAGGAAGAACCCAAGAATCT ggAAAATGTTGAGCAGAGTGTGGTAGAAGACTTGCCAAAAGCTCGAGAGGAGAAGCCAGGAGTTCAAGCAGAAGCTGAACttccaggaaaaggagaagtg GAGAAGGAAATGAGCCCATCTAAAATGTCTCCAGCTAATGCTGCCCCCTCTCAAGATAATCTGGTTTCCACTGACAGTGGAGAAAAGTCAATGtctgcagaagaaattaaaCCTAGTTCCCCCAAAACTGAAGTAACAGCAGATGAGACAGCTAATGCTGAACCTGAAGAGTTCTTCAGACCATCCTCAGAAG ttTTTGGAATGGGCATAGACTATCTGGAACAGTTTGGGTCTTCATCA TTCAAAGAATCAGCCTTGAGAAAACAGTCGCTGTATTTGAAGTTTGATCCTCTGTTGAGAGACAGTCCAAGAAAACCAATTTGTGGTACTGTTGAATCAAGTGAGACTATCATGACAGCTCCATCTCAGCCTGG TCCTGTTGCTGATTCAAGTAACTTCGTTGAGGAAGCTGGAAAGCCTCTAGTGAGTCTTGAGAGTGAAGAAAAACCGAAAGGACTAGATCTGCTGGGGACATTTACAACTTCT GATGCTGGTCCCCTAATTCCAGACTCCCTCAGTAGTGGTGTTCCTCCAGTCCCTTTTGCCACTTCTGCAAGCACTGCAGTGGATGCTATTATAGATGTGCTAAAATACAGCCAAAAAGACATGGATGCAGCTGTTGAAGTAGTGAAGAGAGAG GTTCAAGAGAAAGAGCTGGAGATTCAGAAGTGGAATCAAAAGTATAATAAGCTTCATACGGAATACAAGGAAATGGG aaaaatagtTGCTGAATTTGAACAGACGATAACACAAGTTATGG AGGATGCtcagaagcaaaaggaaatctcaaggaaagaaatacagaagCTGATGGAAGAGAAGCAGCAAGCTGTTTCAGATCTGAACTCTATGGAGAAGTCCTTCTCTGAACTCTTCAAACGacttgaaaaacagaaagatgCATTAGAGGGTTACCACAGA AATGAAGAAGTTCTGAAGAAATGTGCAGAAGATTACTTGGCTAGAATTAAAAAAGAGGAGCAGAGATATCAGGCACTCAAAGCACATGCTGAAGAGAAACTGCAACA AGCCAATGAGGAAATTGCCCAGGTCCGCAGCAAAGCAAAATCAGAGACTGCAGCACTTCAAGCCGCTCTGCGCAAAGAACAGATGAGGATCCAGTCTTTAGAGAGGAGCCTTGAACAAAAG ACTAAAGAAAATGATGAATTAACGAAAATCTGTGATGACTTGATCttgaagatggaaaaaaattga